The following proteins are co-located in the Siansivirga zeaxanthinifaciens CC-SAMT-1 genome:
- a CDS encoding efflux RND transporter periplasmic adaptor subunit — protein sequence MKKTFIFVGILAFILNTSCESKKHEKHEDVKYLVTNPIKRDTSITKDYVCQIHSIRHIELRALEKGYLQNISVDEGQVVKKGQQMFQIMPNIYQAELQKASAEAKVAEIELKNTQLLADGNVVSKNELAMAKASFEKAKAEVQLANTHLGFTSIKAPFDGIMDHLHVREGSLLDEGELLTTLSDNSKMWVYFNVPESEYLDYIISADKDSKKEVKLLMANNKEFNEMGVVETIQGEFNNETGNIAFRATFPNPNGILRHGETGSILMNVPLKDAIIIPQKATFEILDKKYVFVIDKNNVVRQREIKVGAELPHLFVIEKGLSVNDKILLEGIRMVKDKEKIHTEFVEPNSVLTHLALYAE from the coding sequence ATGAAAAAAACATTCATTTTCGTTGGCATACTTGCGTTTATACTTAATACAAGTTGCGAATCAAAAAAGCATGAAAAACACGAAGATGTAAAATATCTTGTTACAAATCCAATAAAAAGAGATACATCTATTACTAAAGATTACGTTTGTCAAATCCACTCCATTCGTCATATCGAATTAAGAGCGCTGGAAAAAGGATATTTACAAAACATTTCTGTTGATGAAGGTCAGGTTGTAAAAAAGGGGCAACAAATGTTCCAAATTATGCCAAACATTTATCAAGCCGAACTTCAAAAAGCTTCAGCGGAAGCGAAAGTAGCCGAAATAGAACTTAAAAATACCCAATTGCTTGCCGATGGTAACGTTGTTTCTAAAAACGAATTAGCCATGGCTAAAGCAAGTTTTGAAAAAGCAAAAGCCGAAGTACAATTAGCAAATACACACTTAGGTTTTACTAGTATTAAAGCGCCTTTTGATGGTATTATGGACCACCTTCATGTGCGTGAAGGTAGTTTATTAGACGAAGGCGAATTACTAACAACCCTATCCGATAACAGTAAAATGTGGGTATATTTTAACGTACCAGAATCTGAATATCTAGACTACATTATTAGCGCCGACAAAGACTCTAAAAAAGAAGTAAAACTATTAATGGCAAACAACAAAGAATTTAATGAAATGGGAGTTGTTGAGACTATTCAAGGAGAATTTAACAACGAAACTGGAAATATTGCCTTTAGAGCCACATTCCCAAATCCGAATGGTATTTTAAGACATGGAGAAACAGGTAGTATTTTAATGAATGTTCCATTAAAAGATGCTATTATAATTCCGCAAAAAGCAACTTTCGAAATTTTAGATAAAAAATATGTTTTTGTAATCGACAAAAACAATGTTGTTAGACAAAGAGAAATAAAAGTTGGTGCCGAGTTACCCCATTTATTTGTTATTGAAAAAGGTTTATCTGTAAACGATAAAATATTACTTGAGGGTATTAGAATGGTTAAGGATAAAGAAAAGATTCATACAGAATTTGTAGAACCAAATTCTGTATTAACGCACTTAGCCTTATACGCAGAGTAA
- a CDS encoding agmatine deiminase family protein produces the protein MSQSNWIFPAEWEQQEGVLLCFPHNGNDWPGKYEAIQWAFVEFIKKVASVETVFLVVANEKLKDKVQNMLETAHVNLKNVSFIIQKTNRSWMRDSGPIIVKNGTNRKGLNFNFNGWAKYSNYKLDKHVPQKVTEALNIPLEQVLYKGKPVVLEGGALEVNGKGTLITTEECLLHPNIQVRNAGFNKSDYEAIFKEYLGVTHVIWLGNGVEGDDTHGHIDDLARFVNENTILTVVEDNPEDANYKPLQDNLKRLKEATLENGKHPNVVSLPMPKRLDFDGIRLPASYANFLIINKTVLVPTFNDANDRVALNIIADCFPDREIIGISATDFIWGFGTLHCLSQQIPK, from the coding sequence ATGAGTCAATCTAACTGGATATTTCCCGCAGAATGGGAACAACAAGAAGGCGTTTTGTTATGTTTTCCTCATAATGGCAACGATTGGCCGGGTAAATACGAAGCCATTCAATGGGCTTTTGTAGAATTTATAAAAAAAGTAGCTTCAGTTGAAACTGTATTTTTAGTTGTAGCTAACGAAAAACTTAAAGATAAAGTACAAAACATGCTCGAAACGGCGCATGTTAATTTAAAAAACGTATCCTTCATCATTCAAAAAACCAATAGAAGCTGGATGCGCGATTCTGGTCCTATTATTGTAAAAAATGGAACAAATCGTAAAGGTTTAAATTTCAATTTTAATGGTTGGGCTAAATATTCTAATTATAAGTTAGATAAACATGTTCCCCAAAAAGTAACCGAAGCATTAAATATACCGTTAGAACAGGTTTTATACAAAGGAAAACCTGTTGTTTTAGAGGGTGGTGCTTTAGAAGTAAATGGTAAAGGTACTTTAATTACAACCGAAGAGTGTTTGTTGCACCCAAACATACAAGTTAGAAATGCTGGCTTTAACAAAAGTGATTACGAAGCTATTTTTAAAGAATACTTAGGTGTAACACATGTTATTTGGTTAGGAAACGGGGTTGAAGGCGACGATACCCATGGACATATTGACGATTTAGCACGATTTGTAAACGAAAACACCATTCTAACTGTTGTTGAAGATAACCCTGAAGATGCTAATTACAAACCCTTACAAGACAATTTAAAACGATTAAAAGAGGCAACGCTGGAAAACGGCAAACACCCTAACGTGGTAAGTTTACCTATGCCAAAACGATTGGATTTTGATGGCATACGTTTACCAGCTAGTTACGCTAATTTTTTAATTATTAACAAAACTGTTTTGGTGCCTACGTTTAATGATGCTAACGACCGAGTGGCCTTAAACATAATCGCCGATTGTTTTCCTGATAGAGAAATTATTGGTATTTCGGCCACCGATTTTATTTGGGGCTTCGGGACTTTGCATTGTTTGAGTCAGCAAATACCAAAATAA
- a CDS encoding carbon-nitrogen hydrolase, protein MPKNTYKIAVIQLNLNNTPENNLKKCIQWVKDAAAKGAEVISLPELYSSHYFCQSEDVDNFAYAEPLYSTSFTAFSDLAKELGVVIIVPFFEKRMAGVYHNSAYIIDTDGSEAGLYRKMHIPDDPHFYEKFYFTPGDIGFKSFPTKKGNIGTLICWDQWYPEAARLTALQGAEVLFYPTAIGWHPQEKAEFGENQQGAWMNVMRGHAVANGVYVAAANRIGLEKYLPETNGIEFWGSSFIAGPQGEILAQASVDKEEILLADVDLKLQENVRQNWPFLRDRRIDKYGDITKRAID, encoded by the coding sequence ATGCCAAAAAACACCTATAAAATTGCTGTTATACAATTAAACTTGAATAACACTCCAGAGAATAATTTAAAAAAATGCATTCAATGGGTAAAAGACGCTGCAGCAAAAGGCGCTGAAGTAATCTCATTACCAGAGCTTTATAGCAGCCACTACTTTTGCCAGAGTGAAGATGTCGATAATTTCGCTTACGCGGAACCCTTGTACAGCACATCATTTACTGCCTTTAGTGATTTAGCTAAAGAACTGGGTGTGGTTATTATCGTTCCATTTTTCGAAAAAAGAATGGCGGGTGTTTACCATAACAGCGCATACATCATAGATACCGATGGTTCTGAAGCTGGGTTATACCGAAAAATGCATATTCCAGACGATCCTCATTTTTATGAAAAATTCTATTTCACACCAGGCGATATAGGTTTTAAATCGTTTCCAACTAAAAAAGGTAATATAGGTACATTAATTTGTTGGGATCAATGGTATCCTGAGGCAGCAAGACTTACAGCCTTACAAGGTGCCGAGGTTTTATTTTACCCAACAGCCATTGGTTGGCATCCACAAGAAAAAGCAGAATTTGGCGAAAACCAACAAGGTGCCTGGATGAATGTTATGCGCGGTCACGCCGTAGCCAATGGGGTTTATGTGGCAGCAGCCAACAGAATAGGATTAGAAAAATACTTGCCAGAAACGAATGGTATCGAGTTTTGGGGGTCTTCATTTATTGCAGGTCCACAGGGCGAAATTTTAGCACAAGCATCTGTAGATAAAGAAGAAATATTATTGGCCGATGTCGATTTAAAATTACAAGAAAATGTACGTCAAAACTGGCCATTTTTAAGAGACCGTCGCATCGATAAATATGGCGATATTACTAAAAGAGCAATCGACTAA
- a CDS encoding DUF6048 family protein: MKQQHISTYFIKSFLILLVFCVSVHAQNDSIQKTVNDSIKIKEKYGLRVGGDISKLVRSFLDDDYKGFEIVADYRLKKRLYIAGEIGTEEKNTVNDYLNITTKGSYIKGGIDYNLYQNWLDMDNMIYSGFRIGASSFSQNLNSYTIYTTNQYYPPFSSSDLTEFKGLTAIWAEVILGIKAQVLTNLYFGLNVQLKFLASETEPDNFINVYIPGFNKTYDSSGIGVGYGYTISYRIPLYKKDK, translated from the coding sequence ATGAAACAACAACACATTTCAACATATTTCATTAAAAGTTTTTTAATATTGCTTGTGTTTTGTGTGTCTGTTCATGCTCAAAACGATAGTATTCAAAAAACTGTAAACGACTCAATAAAAATCAAGGAAAAGTATGGCCTTCGTGTTGGTGGAGATATCTCTAAACTAGTACGTTCCTTTTTAGACGACGATTATAAAGGTTTCGAAATAGTAGCCGACTACCGATTAAAAAAACGTTTATACATTGCCGGAGAAATTGGTACAGAAGAAAAAAACACTGTTAATGATTATTTAAACATCACTACCAAAGGCAGTTACATTAAAGGAGGCATTGACTATAACTTATACCAAAATTGGTTAGATATGGACAATATGATTTATTCCGGATTTCGTATTGGTGCCAGTAGCTTTAGTCAGAACTTGAATAGTTATACCATATACACCACAAATCAATATTACCCGCCCTTTTCATCGTCTGATTTAACCGAATTTAAAGGTTTAACTGCCATTTGGGCCGAAGTTATTTTAGGTATAAAAGCACAGGTTTTAACAAATTTATATTTCGGTTTAAACGTACAGCTTAAATTTTTAGCCAGTGAAACCGAACCCGATAATTTCATAAATGTATACATTCCCGGTTTTAACAAAACCTACGATAGCAGCGGAATTGGCGTTGGTTACGGCTATACCATTTCCTATAGAATACCCCTTTACAAAAAAGATAAATAA
- a CDS encoding DUF6452 family protein, whose protein sequence is MKYIKFIFLIVMAVLVGVNISCERDDICPATTSTTPRLIIDLYDTANQLNRKNVFGLVVVGVDNNTILPGFQITSTNKLLLPLRTDANQTQYRLRKDSKVNDNGTPNDTSDDFIDPNQGNEDIITINYVREEVFVSRACGYKTIFNSITLTIEDDGNNWILARQPLLDNQPLENETTTHFNIFH, encoded by the coding sequence ATGAAGTATATAAAGTTTATTTTTTTAATCGTTATGGCCGTTTTAGTTGGTGTTAACATTAGTTGCGAACGTGACGATATTTGTCCCGCAACCACTTCTACAACACCCAGATTAATTATCGATTTGTATGATACGGCCAATCAATTAAACAGAAAAAATGTGTTTGGTTTAGTAGTTGTAGGCGTCGATAACAATACCATTTTACCTGGTTTTCAAATAACATCCACAAATAAATTACTATTACCACTACGTACCGATGCCAACCAAACGCAATATAGGCTTAGAAAAGATAGTAAAGTAAACGATAATGGTACACCTAATGACACAAGCGACGATTTTATCGATCCAAACCAAGGAAACGAAGATATTATTACCATAAATTATGTTCGAGAAGAAGTTTTTGTATCGCGTGCCTGCGGATACAAAACCATTTTTAACAGCATCACTCTTACAATAGAAGACGATGGCAATAACTGGATTTTGGCAAGACAACCGCTTTTAGATAATCAACCCTTAGAAAATGAAACAACAACACATTTCAACATATTTCATTAA